In Methanobacterium sp. Maddingley MBC34, the DNA window CTCCCCAGGCAGTAGATTCACCAACTCCCAATCTCACTTCTTTTCCTTCCAGATTTCCACTGGAGACTCCCATTTTTTCAATGATGGGGTTGGTCTGGTCTTCAGACCATAAGGCCACTCCCAGTCCCGCGACAAACAGGATCATCATCACCGCGAATATGGCCAGTCCCTGTTTGAAGTTCCGGACCAGATATCCGAAGGCGAATACCAGAGACATTGGCAACAGGAGTATAGCCAGGGATTCAAAGAAGTTGGTTATACCATTGGGATTTTCAAAGGGGTGAGCAGAGTTCACGTTGAAGAAACCGCCTCCATTGGATCCCAGCATTTTTATGGCTATTTGTGATGCTGCGGGCCCCAGTGGAATGGTTTGGTTAGCTCCTTCAAGGGTCTGAACAGTTGTATAAGGGTCGAAGGTTTGAACCACTCCCTGTGAAACCAGTAAAAGTGCCAGGATTACAGAAAGGGGTAGGAGTATGTAAAGCACCGAACGGGTCATGTCCACCCAGAAATTACCCAGATTTTCTGTATTTTTGCGGATAAATCCCCTGATTAGTACCAGGACCGCGGCGATACCTACTGCTGCTGAGACGAAGTTCTGAACTGCCAGACCCATCATCTGGGTGAGGTAACTCATGGTGGTTTCACCAGCATAGGACTGCCAGTTGGTGTTGGTTACAAAAGAAATTGCGGTGTTAAGGGCAGTGTCCCATCTTACACCTGGAAATCCTTCAGGGTTAAGTGGTAAATATCCCTGTAATAATTGCAGGGTGAAAAGAAATAGTATGGCAATGATGTTAAAAACTATAAGTGAATAGGCATAGCGTTTCCAGTTCATCTCCTCTGTTTCATCAACCCCTACCAGGCGGTAGATAAAACGTTCCACCGGTTGCAAAAATGGGGTCATGAAGGTTTTCTGCCCGGTGAAAACTTTGGACATGTATTTTCCAATGGGCACCGCCAGAATAACTGTGACCATCAGGAGGACTAGGATAAAAATCAGATCTTCTGTTGCCATCCCATAACCCCCCTCGTTCTGTAACCTATTACAGAACTAGCTATATTTTGTTTATCAGAATCGTATGTTACCTTAGAAACAGTTAAGTTAGTAATTAGGTTAAATTCGGAATAATAGTTAAATCTGGAATCTTGATTAAATCCAGAATAATGGTTAAATCCGGAATAATTTCGCTCTTTAAATGGCAAAAGTGATTTGTTAAAAATAGTATGGTCTTTGTAAGAATTTTCTACATTTAAATTTAATTCTACATTTAAATTTAATTTTTCAGTATTTGTGGTTAGTTCCATACAATTATCCATAGACGAATAATCCTCTAGAAATGAAGACAAATCATCACCAATAAATGAATCACCATCTTCTTTTTCTGCTACTTCCATTATTATACACCCCTAATAGGAATCTACAACATGTCTAAACACTAAGTTCATGAGAACTAACCCCATATTGTCTTATATAATCTTTATGCAGATTTAAACTGCTTTATATTAGATTTCAGACTGAGATAGTCTCATTGTACTATATCACGTACATTTTATCAATTACACTCACAAGTTTTATGTCTTCTATTTTCCAGAAATTCATTACCAAGATCACCTCTCACTTTCCATTCCATCTTCCTATACTTGATCAATTAAGGAAAAATATCCTACCTAATTAGTTTTTCAGGGCGAATAAAGATATTTCCTTAATTTCAAACTGCATAGACCTACAATGGTGACTATTTAACTTATTCCCACGGTGAATTCGATAAGTCAATTCACATTATGGGAAATTTCAAACCTCGTAACGATCGTACTTTCTCCTATTTAAATTTTGCTCAAAAAAACAGTTGATTAAATTTACATGAAAATACAGGAAAACTCTCTATTCAACATTATCATAATTATTCATCAAGTATTATTTTATTTTATCCGTTTGAATTAATTATATTTGAAAATAGCAGCAAATGCAACTGTATATAAAATGTTAGCACATAATAACTAATCAATGGTCCAAACATAATGACTGAAATTAATTTTCAGTATTTTTGATGATGATCCTTGAAAGACTAGATTAGGATTACTTCATTAACAACAAAGATTATATGTTAGTCTGATCTACCTTTACCGCCTAGAAAAAATTAATGTATTTCTGAAGTGAAAAATAAGGGGTTGTGGGCAAATGCAACAGATTCACCGCTTGAGTAGAAGAGAAGTTAAGACCATACTGCACCATACAGGGAATGTTTGCATACTCCTGGCAGCCGCCATGTTAATTCCCATTCTAATTACTTTCATATATAATGAACCGAAATACATAACTCCTTTTCTTTATTCTGCTATTATAAGCATGGTTATTGGTTTTCTTCTGGTGAAACTGTTTAAAGTTGAAATTAAAATGACACTGAAAAGTGCCATGATCTTTTCCACCATCATATGGCTTATTGCCTGTGCACTGGGAGCTTTACCCTACTACATTTCAGGGGATTTATCTTATCTTAATTCTTATTTTGAGGCCATGTCTGGATTCACAACCACTGGCTTCAGCATGTACGCCAACCTGGAAACAGTATCATATACCATGAACTTCTGGCGTGCTTTCACCCAGTGGATTGGAGGTCTTGGCATTATATTCCTTCTTTTGGTCCTTTTAAGGTCCACTGGTGCTGATGTTATGCGCCTTTACCTGGCAGAAGGTAGAGAAGAGAGATTGGTACCAAGTATCAAGCATTCCACCAGAATTATAGTTTACATTTACCTTTTGTTTACTGGAATTGGAATTGTCCTATTTTTAGCTGCAGGAATGCCTGTTTTCGATTCTGTTTTCCACACATTTGTCTCCTTATCCACTGGTGGGTTCGGAATGCATAACACCAGTGTTTTATTCTACAACAGTGTCTGGATAGAAATTGTGGCAATGATAGTAATGATGATCGGTGCCACCAACTTTGCCCTGCACTACACAGTCATTAAAGGGAACTGGAGAGAATACTTTAAAGATATAGAGACAAAGGTGGCCTTTGGTCTTATAATAATTTCCACAATCCTGGTGACCTTTATGCTCTATAACAACCAGGTCTATGGCCATGAATTTTTGCTTAATTTAAGGTTCAGCCTGTTCCAGGTGGTTTCAGCTGTTACCACCACTGGTCTGCAAACCGCATTCTATCCGGATATACTCAGCAAGTGGATTGGTCTGGGTACTTTCCTCATGACCATACTCATGATCATTGGTGCCGGATCCCTGTCTACCGGTGGGGGTATTAAGTGGCTGAGAGTGGGCATACTTCTCAAAGGCATATCCTGGCAGGTTAAATCATTTATATTACCAGGTAAAGCTGTTATGGCTAAAAAATTACACCACGTTACTGAACTGCAGATAACTGATGATATTTTAAGATTAACCGGGGCGTTTTTATCCACTTACATACTGGTGTACATTGTGAGCGTAGTCATAGTCCTGATTTACTATCCTGACATCTCCAGGGTCATATTTGAAGTGGCCTCTGCCCTGAGTAATGTGGGACTTTCCAGTGGAATTATGACACCTACATCCCCTGCACTGGTGAAAATAGTGTTCATAATCGATTTCTGGATGGGAAGACTGGAAATCTGGCCAGTTTTACTGTTGATAGCCATTACCATTAATAATGTGGTTAGGAGAAGGTAACTACTTCTTTGTTTTAAAAATAAAACAAAACAAAAATTTTATAGATAATGAGGAGGAATTATATGTGGCATAAACAGGTAGAACTTAAGGTTGATGATGATTTTTATATTCTGGTGGATGAAGGAATGGAGGATATTGTTAAAAACTTCTTTCACTGGGAAATTGAAACCTGCAATTCATGTATTGATTATAAAGGGTCAGTGTGGATTGAATTCTGCGAATATGGAGAGTGGGAGCGATTTTTACAGCTAGCCCTCCGAAATAATATCACCGAAAAAGGAAAACACCCTGAAAAAGAAACACTATGGGATTTCCTTCAGGAAAAGTCCAGGGTAAATCTGGTTTTTGATGAAGAATTAATAGACGACCCCAACAACGAAGAAGGAACCGTTGGCACTGGTGTTCTTATAATATGTGTTGGTTTAAAATTCCCTAAAGAATTAATGGGTGAATTTAGAGAGTTATTCTTTGAAGTTTTTCCACCAGAATAATCTTATTTCTTTTTTAAAAATAATAGTCCAGTAATATTATAACCTTTCTTTATATTTTAACTCCTTGAAATTAATGTTAAATTCAGTCCCATTACTTCTATTCAGCTCAATATCACCGTCTATTTGGTCTGTTAAACTGTTTACTAGTTGAAGGCCAAGAGTTTCTATGTTTTCGATATCAAAATCTTCTGGTACTCCTATTCCATTATCAGCGATGGTGAGTTGCATTTCGTCTGGAAGGGATTTGAGTTTGATTTTAATGGTTCCTTCACCTTGTGGAAAGGCATATTTAACACTGTTAGTGACTAATTCGTTAATGATCAGCCCTAATGGTATGGCAGTGTCTATGTTTAAATTAATATCATCAATATCGAATACTAATTCAATGGCACCTGTAGTGATTCCATAAGAATAGAATATGTCAGAGACAAGTTTTGTGATGTATTCTTTGAAATTTATGTTGGTGAGATTATCCGACTGATAAAGCTTCTCATGAACCATTGCCATACTTTTCACTCGACCCTGGCTCTCTTTCAAAATTCCTACTATTTCATCTAAATCCTCAAATTTTATCTGTAAGTTCAATAAACTGGAGATGATCTGCATATTATTTTTTACCCTATGGTGTACTTCCCTAAGAAGAACTTCTTTTTCTTGGAGAGATTGAATCATTTTATTTTCCGCTTGTTTACGTTCTGTAATATCGCTGAAAATCACAAGAATATAAGCAGGCACATTATCCTCCTTTATAATTGTTAATGAAGTTTTTCCCCACCTAATATCGCCATTTTTATCAATGATTCGGAACTCAAAAGGAGCTACATCTTCATGCCGTGATAAATGTGAAAAATTTTCTTCAAGCAAGCCTAATTCATCTTCAGGGAAAATTCCCAGTTCCATGAAATGTTTCCCAACCAATTTATCTTTAGATATGCCTATAATTTGCTCGGCTGCCACATTAAAATCTAGTATTATCCCATCCCAACCTACAAGTATTGTGGAATCAGGATTTGATTCAAAGAGAGTCCTGTATTTTTCTTCATTATCCTTAAATGCTTTTTGTGCCTTTCTACGCTCTGAAACATCTTCACTGAAGATTATGATGCCACCTATATCACCTGAGGATAAATACCAGGGATGGACTTCCCATCGAATATATTGAACACTTCCATCAGCACGAACAAACTCATCCTCCTCACCACCAAGGATAGTACCGGCAAGAGCTCTCTTATGGACTTCTTTCAGTTCGTCAGTTATCTCTGGAAAAACATCATAATGACTTACGCCGCGAAGTTCTTTACCCTTAAGATTATAATCTTTAACCCAACGTGAACTAGCGGCAATGTACCTCATTTGCTTATCAAACATGGCAATAGCAACAGGTGCACTATAAATAAAATGCCTAAATTCTTTATCACGTTTCATCAAAGCTTTATTAGTATTTAACAGTGCTTTTTCTGCTTTTTTCCTTTGAGTGATGTCTCGGAACATTCCTTGTATAATCTTTTTATCCCCATATTCTATTAAACTTCCAGTTATAGCCACCGGGACTTTCTTATTATCTTTGGTTAAAACTAATGTGTCAACAGTGCCCATATCATCTGTTATAATCTTTTTAAAGGATCTTTGAACTACTTCAAGTTCTTCCGACGGGTGTATGTCACTGAAATTTAGTTTATGAATTTCATCTTGCGAGTAACCCAATAGTTCCTCTGCCTTTTTATTGCATTCAATAAAATTACCCTCAAAATCTGCTAAAAAAACTGCATCACTGGAATAATCCATCATAGCCCGATATTTCTGTTCACTTTCCCTAAGAGCTTTCTCACCTCTTTTTCTGTTTTCTTCACCTCTTTTTCTTTCACTGATGTCCCTGATAGTGGTAATAACTACTTTATCTCCATTAATTTCTATAACTTCTGAATTTAGGAGGGTTCCATAGATCTTTCGGTCCTTCCGTTTAAGTTTAATTTCATAATCTGCGACTTTTCCCGATTTTTTTAATTCTTTCAATATCAGTTCGTAATCTTCAGGATGAATAAAATCACCCCTAAAATTCACATGTGTAAATTCTTCCAGATTGTAACCTGCCATATCCAACATAGCCTTATTAGCATCCAAAATGTGACCAGTATTCATATCGGAAATAACAATGCCCACAGGAACACTGGCAAACAAATGACTGTATTTCTGTTCGCTCTTAATAATGGCTTTTTCGGACTTTTTACGTTCGGTTATATCTTCAAATACAGTTGCAAAAACTCCAGGGGATGGTGAAAATACAGAAATAGAAAAATATTTGTCCATAGGTTGGAAGTAAGTCTCAAATTTTGTTGATGTGCCTGTTTCAGCTACGTGCGCATATATCTCTAAATACGGAGCTTTTTCAGTTCCATATGCTTCAGTGGCTTTCTTTCCTAAAATATTATTTTTTTTAATTTCCAGAATTTTTTCAAAAGCCGGGTTAATGTTCAAAATTTTGTAATCTACAGGAACTTGTTCAGGGTTATAAATTATTTTGTGAACTGCTAAACCTTCGCTCATGGAATTATAAAGTTTTCTGTAATTTTTTTCACTCTTTTTTAGTTTTTTTTCCATTTGATTTTTATATATTGCAAGTTCTATAGAGTATTTAAGTTCAGTAACATCATAGGGTTTGATTATGTATCCATATGGTTCTGTGATTTTGGCTCTTTCAATTGTAGAATCTTCAGAATGGGCAGTTAAATAAATAACAGGGATATTCAGGTCTTTAATTTTAGAAACAGCTTCAATACCGTCACTTTCTCCTTTAAGAACTATATCCATTAAAATAAGATCCGGCATAATCTCTATGGCTTTTTCGATAGCTTCTTCGCCACTGGCAGCAACATATGGAACTTCATAACCAAAAGATTCCAGAGTTCGCTTGATGTCCATGGCCTCTATGTTCTCATCCTCTACAAGGAGAATTTTTACCTCTGCCATATAATCAACAAGAATAATGTATGTTTGTGATCCTATTATTTTTTTTGTAACCATGATGCGAACGAACGTTAGTTTTATATACTATTGGATACAAGTTATATCTATGAAGCTAACGAACGTTAGTTAAGGAGAACATCATATGGAAGATCAAAAAACAAAAGACAACATCAAACCAACCAAAGAAAGAATATTCGACGTATCACTTGAATTATTCGCAGATAAAGGTTTTGATGGTGTTTCTGTGCGCGAAATAGCCAGAACCGTGGGAATAAGGGAAAGTTCAATTTACAATCATTATCCCAGTAAAGATGCAATAATGGACTCCATCTTTGCATACTTCCAGAAAGAATTAGTTAAAATGAGGCCACCAGAGGCACGAAATCCGAATAAAATCAACAAAATAACTCCAGATATCTTTCATGAACGGGTAAACCGTACTTTGGACATTTTAAGAACACCAAAAATGGCAAAAATATTCCAAATCAGCTCCAGCGAACAATTCAGGGATGAAAGGGCCAAGAACATTATTCTAAATGCTTTAATAAAAGAACCCCAACAGTTCACAGAAAATGTGTTGAAAAAAATGGTTGAAAACAAAGTAATCAAACCAATTGACCCAGAAATTCTTGCAGTAGAATTCCAATACCCTCTTTTCACCTTATTCCTTGAATATCTTATTTTAAGAAGTGAAGGTTCCGATACCAGTACCGTTGAGAAAGCTATATCGAATCATGTTGATTATTTCGTAGATACAATTAGGAGAGAGTAATCAATGAACATGTTGAGTGAAATCAAATCCAAATATGCCGATTACCGGTTGAACAAGATTAACAGGTTAGAAACCAGCATATCACAAGGAGACTCTGGAATAAAATCCAACAACAATTCTCCACCCAAAATAATGCCGGATAAACTTAAAATAACCCTGAAAACATTACCTAAACAGCTTTCCATTGCCAAAAACATGGAATACACTGTTAAATCCCTGAAAAACAACCCTGAAAATCCGGGAGCCATTGCTGAGAATGGTTTTAAAGAAAAATTTGAAGATTATGCCCATTTGGTAGGAATAGACCTGGTTGCTTACACTGATATCCCCTCTGAGTTCATATTCAAAGACCGTTACCTAACCTATAAAAACGCTATCGTCCTGGTTATGGAAATGAACAAAGAAGCCATAGATAATGCTCCCAGCCCCCAGACACAGGAAATGGGAGTGGTGACCTATGATGAGCTGGGTAAGACCACTAATCTCCTAACTTCTTATCTCCGGGAAAATGGTTTTGCTGCCCAGGCCAGCCACCCTGCAGGAGGTTTCGTAGTTTATCCTGCACTGGCCCAGAAAGCTGGTTTAGGATGTAAAGGAAGACATGGTATGCTTATAACCCCTGAATTCGGACCAAGACAAAGGATTTCTGCAATATTCACCAGCATCACCAACTTCCCTCACAATAATGATAATGAACATTCCTGGATGAATGATTTCTGTGAAAAATGTGGAAAATGCATAAAATCCTGCCCAGAGAATGCCATAACCGAAGAACACCTTGAAAACAATGAAAAGAGGACTGTAATCCTGAAAGAGTCCTGTCATGGATGTACTATCTGTATGAAGGAGTGTATGTTCAATAGGAAGGACTATGCTCAGATTAAAGACAGAATTCACTCTGTAATTAGGGAATGGAATGATGGAAGTAAGAAGGTGAGAACATGAAAATTTTAACCATAATTGGAAGCCCACAGAAGAAAGGTAACAGTTCCCATGCCGCGAAAAACCTGGAAGAAGAGATGAAAAAGAGGGGAAATTATGAATTTGAATACCTTTTCCTTAAGGACGTCAATCTAGAGGCGTGTAAGGGATGTTTCAACTGCGTGACCCGAGGAATTAAGTTCTGTCCCATAAAGGATGATCGGCAAATGATCGAAGATAAAATGGAAGAGGCTGATGGTCTGGTTATGGTCTCCCCGGTTTACGTTATGACAGTATCCGCTCTCCTGAAGAATTTCATTGACCGGGTGGCCTACCTCTGCCACCGTCCAGTATATCACCGGAAGAAAGCTTTAATTATGTGCACCACTGGAGGCATAGGCATTAAAGAAACCCTTAATTACATGGAAACAGTAGTTGAAGGATGGGGATACAAAGTTAACGGCAGATGTGGTCTTGTAACAGCACCATGGCCTGCTACTGACGGTTTAAAGAAGAAAAATACCAAGATCCTTGAAAAATCAGCCCAAAAATTTGATTCATCATTGAAATCTATTGAAAATGAAAAAATTGGGAAAATTAAAGTGAGTATTAAGGATTACATGACTTTCAGGATATTCCAAACAATTTCCAGGAATGTGAAGGATTACATGCCTGCTGATTCCCAGTTCTATGAAAACAAGGAGTACTACCAGCCCGCCAGGATAAGTATCCTCACCAAGATAATAACCGGGATAATGTTGAAAGCAGTGTTTTTCATGATAAGGGACATGGGTCCTGGTGATGAGAATAAATAGGACATCTAAAATGATTTTCACACAATATAATAAAAAAACATGCTTTAATAGTAAATTCCTTAATTAAAAATCCTTTAACGTGAATATAATTTAACCAAAATAGAATGTATTTCAAGAATTTGATCGCATATGAGCAGAAAAAATGATTCTCCCCAGAAGGTTCTTCTGGTGGGATACAACGGTGCCAACAACACTGGATCCGAAGCCCGACTCCTCTCCATTATTAAGGATGTGAAGGGCTTACTGGGGCCCAACGTGGAGATCACAGTCCCCACCTTGAATGAAGAGAACCTGCGCCGATACCTTGCTGAAGATGAACACTTGCACATCGCTCCCATTCCATCTATCTTCTTCTTTGCCATGGACAAACTGGTGAAACAACACGACCTGGTGTTACTGGTAGAGGGAAGCTGTTACATGGACACCTGGACTTCAGCATTACTATGGGCATTTCTGTGGGCCACTAAAAGCGCTCATAGACATAAAAAGCCTTGTGTGGCTTATGCAGTTGATGCAGGAGAATTATCCCCTATGAATCGCTGGCTGGTTAAAAGGGAAGCCAGTAAAACAGATCTCATTATCACCAGAACCAAACACGCCATGAAAAGACTCCAAAAGATTGGTGTAACCGCACCCATAACCTCCACAGCTGATTGTGCATACACCTTCCAGGAAGACCCAAATGATCATCATCTACTGGAAGCTATATTCCAGGGGTCTGCTGAGGGTGTTGTTGGTCTGGCTGTGGTGGATTTTTCACTCTGGCCGGTGGTTATCCAGCCATGGGGTAGGAGAAAAAACCTTTATAAATGGCCTTATTATTTCTCCCGTTCCCCTGAAAGGATGAAAATGAGGGAAAGACTCATTGAAGGATGGGCTAGGACCGCGGATGATATAATTGAAAAGCACGGTAAGAATGTTACCCTCATCTGTATGGAAGAACTGGATCAACCCCTGGCTGAGGATATTCAGGGAAAAATGAAAAACAAGGATAAATGCAGGGTAATCTCCTCTGGAAAATACAATGCCTCCCAAATGACATCCATACTCTCTGATCTGGATTTACTGGTCACTTCTCGTTACCATTCGGCGGTTTTATCTCTCCGTGCCGGTGTTTCCCAGATAGCAGTGGGACACGACCCCCGGCTAACATCACTCTACCAGGATCTCAACCTTTACCAGGACTACTTTATATGCCACAATGCCCCCCATCTATGGGAAGATCTCACCAGCAAGATAGATTTGCTTTTAGCAACTAGTGATTTACAGAAAGATATGCTGGAAAAAGGACTAACGGAACAGGTGACTCTATCCCAAAAGAATCGGATCTTGCTGGGAGAGTTCCTTCAAGAAAAAAATATTTCATCACTTAAATGAAGGTACCCCTTAAATGACTCCTAAATGAAGGTACCAATGATCTCTAAATAAAAGGAAACAAATGAATGTACCTAAAATAGGTTAGACATTAATATGGTGAAAACAATGAAAACCCGTGTGCTACTCACAGGAGCTAATGGATTTCTGGGAACCCAGATCGCCCGCCATCTAATTCACCTCCCTGAAATAGAAATTATGGCTATGGTAAGAGCTAAAGATAAAGAACATGCCATGATACGTCTTGAAAGAGCATGGTATGATTGGGGTGAACTTCAAGAAGCCTTGAAGGACAGGGTTACCATCATCCCTGGCGATGTCACCCAAGAGGATCTGGGGATGACAGATAAAGATTACCAGAACCTTGCTTCAACCTTAACTCATATCATCCACACCGTTGCTGACCTCCATCTCCACGCACCCCTGGACGAACTCCGCAAAACCAACCTGAAAGGGACTGAGAACCTCCTAAAACTAGCAGACCAGGCCCAGAAAAATGGTATTTTTAAACGTTTTTCACACTTATCCACAGCATACGTGGCAGGAAAGCGTGAAGGGATCATCCCTGAAGACCCTAAATTTAGTACGGTTTCGGGAAACGAAGAACCTCAAACACATCATATTTTTGAAGAACCCCCAATTAATGAGAATAATAAACCAGGTTTCTGGAGTAACTACGAAGAAAGTAAATATGAGGCAGAAAAGGTAGTTCGAGAATCAAATGTACCTTACTCCATCTTCAGACCTGGAATGGTGGTGGGAGATTCAAAAACTGGTGAGATAAAAACATTCAACACAGTTTACGCCCTGTTTAAACTTTACCTAAATGGTAAGCTGAAGTTCATTCCCACCAGTTCCACCCTCACCCTAAATATGGTTCCAGTTGATTACGTTGCCCATGCCGTCAGTAATTTGACCTTCAACCGGGATGCTGAAGGGAAAACATTCCACCTCACTGCACCACATGACTCTCTGCCAACCATTAACCAACTCCTGGAACAGATACGGATGTGGGCCATGGATAAACTGGATCTTAAACTCCCCCAGCCAATTTTCATCCCTGTTGCATCATTAATCCAGAAGATGTCCTCCACATCTTCCAGACCTAAATCAGGAATTCTAAATATCCTGTTCGCACTGGCACCTTACCTGGATGAAAAACACACCTTCAGCAGAGATAATACCGAGAATCTTTTAGGAGCTTTCAATCTAAAATGGGAGGAATATTTACCCCATCTCCTGGAATATGCGGTTTATCATGGTTTTTTCCATCGCTCTGAGCGTACTGTCCATGAACAGGTTTTATATCGTCTGGGAGGCCGCAGCTACCCGGTGGAATATTATGACATCACCCCCAAAGGTATCCAGGAGAAATCCGCAGAGAAAATGCGTGAAGACATCCTATCATCTTACCACTCCCTTAAAGAGTCTGGTGTCAGTTGTGGAGATCGGGTGGCCCTGGTGGGTTTAAACAGCACCCGCTACCTAACATTGGAGGTGGCTATCGGCCTTTTAGGAGCAGTTAGTGTACCACTTTACTACACCAGCCCCCCGACAGAGATAAAAAATATTCTGAAGGTTAGTGAAGCGAAAATTCTGTTTGTTGGAACTCCGCATCTTATGAAACGCCTGTCTGA includes these proteins:
- a CDS encoding K+-transporting ATPase, KdpA (PFAM: Potassium-transporting ATPase A subunit~TIGRFAM: K+-transporting ATPase, KdpA), whose product is MATEDLIFILVLLMVTVILAVPIGKYMSKVFTGQKTFMTPFLQPVERFIYRLVGVDETEEMNWKRYAYSLIVFNIIAILFLFTLQLLQGYLPLNPEGFPGVRWDTALNTAISFVTNTNWQSYAGETTMSYLTQMMGLAVQNFVSAAVGIAAVLVLIRGFIRKNTENLGNFWVDMTRSVLYILLPLSVILALLLVSQGVVQTFDPYTTVQTLEGANQTIPLGPAASQIAIKMLGSNGGGFFNVNSAHPFENPNGITNFFESLAILLLPMSLVFAFGYLVRNFKQGLAIFAVMMILFVAGLGVALWSEDQTNPIIEKMGVSSGNLEGKEVRLGVGESTAWGAATTIVSNGGVNMMHDSAMPLTGLVFMFNMATGEVIFGGLGVGLAGMLFYVILTMFIAGLMIGRTPEFLGKKLGPPEMTLAVIPLVVPQAAILILAAIAISVPDGLAGLNNPSAHGMSEILYAYFSTIGNNGSAFAGLSANTVFYNLTGGLAMLIGRFATIIPAIALAGLLAKKGKVPTSAATFPTTGPLFIILVAGVVILLGALTFFSVFALGPGLDHLFMQGGNITS
- a CDS encoding Trk-type K+ transport system, membrane component (PFAM: Cation transport protein), encoding MQQIHRLSRREVKTILHHTGNVCILLAAAMLIPILITFIYNEPKYITPFLYSAIISMVIGFLLVKLFKVEIKMTLKSAMIFSTIIWLIACALGALPYYISGDLSYLNSYFEAMSGFTTTGFSMYANLETVSYTMNFWRAFTQWIGGLGIIFLLLVLLRSTGADVMRLYLAEGREERLVPSIKHSTRIIVYIYLLFTGIGIVLFLAAGMPVFDSVFHTFVSLSTGGFGMHNTSVLFYNSVWIEIVAMIVMMIGATNFALHYTVIKGNWREYFKDIETKVAFGLIIISTILVTFMLYNNQVYGHEFLLNLRFSLFQVVSAVTTTGLQTAFYPDILSKWIGLGTFLMTILMIIGAGSLSTGGGIKWLRVGILLKGISWQVKSFILPGKAVMAKKLHHVTELQITDDILRLTGAFLSTYILVYIVSVVIVLIYYPDISRVIFEVASALSNVGLSSGIMTPTSPALVKIVFIIDFWMGRLEIWPVLLLIAITINNVVRRR
- a CDS encoding PAS domain S-box (PFAM: Histidine kinase; Histidine kinase-, DNA gyrase B-, and HSP90-like ATPase; Response regulator receiver domain; PAS fold~TIGRFAM: PAS domain S-box) — translated: MVTKKIIGSQTYIILVDYMAEVKILLVEDENIEAMDIKRTLESFGYEVPYVAASGEEAIEKAIEIMPDLILMDIVLKGESDGIEAVSKIKDLNIPVIYLTAHSEDSTIERAKITEPYGYIIKPYDVTELKYSIELAIYKNQMEKKLKKSEKNYRKLYNSMSEGLAVHKIIYNPEQVPVDYKILNINPAFEKILEIKKNNILGKKATEAYGTEKAPYLEIYAHVAETGTSTKFETYFQPMDKYFSISVFSPSPGVFATVFEDITERKKSEKAIIKSEQKYSHLFASVPVGIVISDMNTGHILDANKAMLDMAGYNLEEFTHVNFRGDFIHPEDYELILKELKKSGKVADYEIKLKRKDRKIYGTLLNSEVIEINGDKVVITTIRDISERKRGEENRKRGEKALRESEQKYRAMMDYSSDAVFLADFEGNFIECNKKAEELLGYSQDEIHKLNFSDIHPSEELEVVQRSFKKIITDDMGTVDTLVLTKDNKKVPVAITGSLIEYGDKKIIQGMFRDITQRKKAEKALLNTNKALMKRDKEFRHFIYSAPVAIAMFDKQMRYIAASSRWVKDYNLKGKELRGVSHYDVFPEITDELKEVHKRALAGTILGGEEDEFVRADGSVQYIRWEVHPWYLSSGDIGGIIIFSEDVSERRKAQKAFKDNEEKYRTLFESNPDSTILVGWDGIILDFNVAAEQIIGISKDKLVGKHFMELGIFPEDELGLLEENFSHLSRHEDVAPFEFRIIDKNGDIRWGKTSLTIIKEDNVPAYILVIFSDITERKQAENKMIQSLQEKEVLLREVHHRVKNNMQIISSLLNLQIKFEDLDEIVGILKESQGRVKSMAMVHEKLYQSDNLTNINFKEYITKLVSDIFYSYGITTGAIELVFDIDDINLNIDTAIPLGLIINELVTNSVKYAFPQGEGTIKIKLKSLPDEMQLTIADNGIGVPEDFDIENIETLGLQLVNSLTDQIDGDIELNRSNGTEFNINFKELKYKERL
- a CDS encoding transcriptional regulator (PFAM: Bacterial regulatory proteins, tetR family) → MEDQKTKDNIKPTKERIFDVSLELFADKGFDGVSVREIARTVGIRESSIYNHYPSKDAIMDSIFAYFQKELVKMRPPEARNPNKINKITPDIFHERVNRTLDILRTPKMAKIFQISSSEQFRDERAKNIILNALIKEPQQFTENVLKKMVENKVIKPIDPEILAVEFQYPLFTLFLEYLILRSEGSDTSTVEKAISNHVDYFVDTIRRE
- a CDS encoding hypothetical protein (TIGRFAM: iron-sulfur cluster binding protein, putative) translates to MNMLSEIKSKYADYRLNKINRLETSISQGDSGIKSNNNSPPKIMPDKLKITLKTLPKQLSIAKNMEYTVKSLKNNPENPGAIAENGFKEKFEDYAHLVGIDLVAYTDIPSEFIFKDRYLTYKNAIVLVMEMNKEAIDNAPSPQTQEMGVVTYDELGKTTNLLTSYLRENGFAAQASHPAGGFVVYPALAQKAGLGCKGRHGMLITPEFGPRQRISAIFTSITNFPHNNDNEHSWMNDFCEKCGKCIKSCPENAITEEHLENNEKRTVILKESCHGCTICMKECMFNRKDYAQIKDRIHSVIREWNDGSKKVRT